A section of the Hyalangium minutum genome encodes:
- a CDS encoding helicase-related protein gives MSLVEGLKVRYLPQPEWGVGHLAALQEGGAKAVVFFPAREDSAVLVSTKGGALVSYALPSGEPVVTVKGRQATVVREEPGARGLRRYVIRYADTGEEDEMPESELRALPPRSDLLSTLREGRVGDSKAFMLRKQALVLDDERRCDALGALLASRVMVKPHQVGVVQRVLSARRPRFVLADEVGLGKTIEAGMVFSALRLSGLARRVLVVAPSHLTVQWLVELFHKFNQLFTLMDSDRYAQSLKEQPEVSPWERFPLVVTSLEMLARNEEHRQAVAEEDAFWDLVIIDEAHHLKGEKAFEAAEALAGNSWGLLLLTATPMQLDPAEYHGLLTLIDAATAPTVKGFESRLARQEELSTAVRALLEGNEPAKAVKALAKRFPEDAKLQGLKDRDALLEHLAETYSLSDRLVRNRRAIVGGFSTRRLHRHPVKLSAEELKTRDSALAALAKSSLRGAPLANVLRRLESSPSAFAGAVSSNPALKGADLKLPSRDAKLVAFLGVLRGIWASEAAAKVLVFTESRDTLEALQAELGREGIEALGYHGDLPLVERDRQVARFRDPEGPKVLLCTEVGGEGRNFQFAHHLVHYDLPWSPGTVEQRIGRLDRIGQTKPVEIHVFDPAGTLASDVLMLLADAVGVFGETVGGLDAVLEEVEDRIAELALLPREARVAYAAELKTKVEAARAQVKRAYDPLLDLRSFDKPAVARLVARAQARMGMEEEDEEEGEELPLEDGLWGVARDLDERLEETVTELAKRVGIRVDTDEEVDAFQCAFHFGHALNVEGLPGLDVMEDRTLLGTFWRDTAVEAEELEYFATGHSLVEALFGFLRDGPYGRSGFRFIEKRGPLKARGLELLYHVQTPEPEDTSAGARVPSRQLARFLERTLLPVAVAEGPGGAKADATLLPALEAEGRALKGDEVSRAFPGVRAFVDAAVTVGQKAAEAELGKLAAKARKAIEAERDATLERMRLSLGHQGLDAKALEAQLDAERTHYERLLKALAGAKVVLDSACGFVINR, from the coding sequence ATGTCCCTCGTCGAAGGTCTCAAGGTTCGTTATCTCCCGCAGCCCGAGTGGGGCGTGGGTCACCTTGCCGCGCTCCAGGAAGGGGGCGCCAAGGCGGTCGTCTTCTTCCCGGCCCGCGAGGACTCCGCGGTGCTCGTCTCCACCAAAGGCGGGGCGCTCGTGTCGTACGCGCTGCCCAGCGGGGAGCCCGTCGTGACCGTCAAGGGACGGCAGGCCACCGTGGTGCGCGAGGAGCCCGGGGCTCGTGGGCTGCGCCGGTACGTCATCCGCTACGCAGACACCGGTGAAGAGGACGAGATGCCCGAGTCCGAGCTGCGCGCGCTGCCTCCGCGCTCGGATCTGCTCTCCACCCTGCGCGAGGGCCGCGTCGGGGATTCCAAGGCCTTCATGCTCCGGAAGCAGGCGCTCGTGCTGGACGATGAGCGCCGGTGTGACGCCCTGGGCGCGCTGCTGGCCAGCCGGGTGATGGTGAAGCCTCACCAGGTGGGCGTGGTGCAGCGCGTGCTCTCCGCGCGCCGTCCGCGCTTCGTGCTCGCCGATGAGGTGGGCCTGGGGAAGACCATTGAAGCGGGCATGGTGTTCAGTGCGCTCCGGCTCTCGGGGCTCGCGCGCCGCGTGCTCGTGGTGGCCCCCAGCCACCTGACCGTGCAGTGGCTCGTGGAGCTGTTCCACAAGTTCAACCAGCTCTTCACGTTGATGGACTCCGACCGCTACGCGCAGTCCCTCAAGGAGCAGCCCGAGGTGTCTCCCTGGGAGCGCTTCCCGCTCGTGGTGACCAGCCTGGAGATGCTCGCGCGCAACGAGGAGCACCGGCAGGCCGTCGCCGAGGAGGATGCGTTCTGGGATCTCGTCATTATTGATGAGGCCCACCACCTCAAGGGCGAGAAGGCGTTCGAGGCCGCCGAGGCGCTCGCGGGCAATAGCTGGGGCCTGCTGCTGCTCACCGCCACGCCCATGCAGCTGGACCCGGCCGAGTACCACGGGCTGCTCACGCTGATCGACGCGGCCACCGCGCCCACGGTGAAGGGTTTCGAGTCGCGCTTGGCCCGGCAGGAGGAGCTGTCCACCGCTGTCCGCGCGCTGCTCGAGGGCAATGAGCCCGCCAAGGCCGTGAAGGCGCTGGCCAAACGCTTCCCCGAGGACGCCAAGCTCCAGGGGCTCAAGGACCGGGACGCGCTGCTGGAGCACCTCGCGGAGACGTACAGCCTGTCCGACCGGCTCGTGCGCAACCGTCGCGCCATTGTCGGCGGCTTCTCCACCCGGCGCCTGCACCGCCACCCGGTGAAGCTCTCCGCCGAGGAGCTGAAGACACGCGATAGCGCCTTGGCGGCCCTCGCGAAGTCGAGCCTGCGCGGCGCGCCGCTGGCCAACGTGCTGCGCCGGCTGGAGTCCAGCCCCTCGGCGTTCGCTGGTGCCGTCAGCTCCAACCCCGCGCTGAAGGGCGCGGATCTGAAGCTGCCGTCGCGGGATGCGAAGCTGGTGGCGTTCCTCGGCGTGCTGCGCGGCATCTGGGCCTCTGAGGCCGCCGCCAAGGTGCTCGTGTTCACCGAGAGCCGCGACACCCTGGAGGCCCTGCAGGCGGAGCTGGGCCGCGAGGGCATCGAGGCGCTCGGCTACCACGGCGACTTGCCGCTGGTGGAGAGAGACAGACAGGTGGCGCGCTTCCGCGATCCCGAGGGCCCCAAGGTCCTGCTGTGCACCGAAGTCGGTGGCGAGGGCCGCAACTTCCAGTTCGCCCACCACCTGGTGCACTACGACTTGCCGTGGAGCCCCGGCACCGTCGAGCAGCGCATCGGCCGCCTGGACCGCATCGGCCAGACGAAGCCGGTGGAGATCCACGTGTTTGACCCAGCGGGCACGCTCGCCTCGGACGTGCTGATGCTGCTGGCGGACGCGGTGGGAGTGTTCGGCGAGACCGTGGGTGGCCTCGACGCGGTGCTGGAGGAGGTGGAGGACCGGATCGCCGAGCTGGCACTGCTGCCTCGCGAGGCCCGCGTCGCCTACGCGGCCGAGCTGAAGACCAAGGTGGAGGCGGCTCGGGCGCAGGTGAAGCGCGCGTATGACCCGCTGCTGGATCTGCGCTCCTTCGACAAGCCGGCGGTGGCGCGGCTGGTGGCGCGTGCGCAAGCGCGCATGGGCATGGAGGAGGAGGACGAAGAAGAGGGCGAGGAGCTGCCGCTGGAGGATGGCCTCTGGGGCGTGGCGAGAGACCTCGACGAGCGGCTGGAGGAGACCGTCACGGAGCTGGCCAAGCGGGTCGGCATCCGCGTGGACACGGACGAGGAGGTGGACGCGTTCCAGTGCGCCTTCCACTTCGGCCATGCGCTCAACGTGGAGGGGCTGCCCGGACTCGACGTGATGGAGGACCGGACGCTGCTGGGCACTTTCTGGCGCGACACGGCGGTGGAGGCCGAGGAACTGGAGTACTTCGCCACTGGGCACTCGCTGGTGGAGGCGCTGTTCGGCTTCCTGCGCGACGGGCCGTACGGGCGCAGCGGCTTCCGGTTCATCGAGAAGCGCGGGCCCCTCAAGGCGCGCGGGCTGGAGCTGCTCTACCACGTGCAGACGCCCGAGCCCGAGGACACCTCTGCCGGTGCCCGTGTGCCGAGCCGTCAGCTCGCGCGCTTCCTGGAGCGCACGCTGCTGCCGGTGGCCGTGGCCGAGGGGCCGGGTGGTGCCAAGGCGGATGCGACGCTGCTGCCCGCGCTGGAGGCAGAGGGCCGCGCGCTCAAGGGCGACGAGGTGTCGCGCGCGTTCCCGGGTGTCCGCGCGTTCGTGGACGCGGCGGTGACCGTGGGACAGAAGGCCGCCGAGGCGGAGCTGGGCAAGCTGGCCGCGAAGGCGCGCAAGGCCATCGAGGCCGAGCGGGACGCCACGCTGGAGCGGATGCGTCTGTCACTGGGACACCAGGGGCTGGATGCCAAGGCGCTGGAGGCCCAGCTCGACGCGGAGCGCACGCACTACGAGCGCCTGCTGAAAGCACTGGCGGGCGCGAAGGTGGTGCTCGACTCGGCCTGCGGGTTCGTCATCAACCGCTGA
- a CDS encoding formylglycine-generating enzyme family protein, translating to MSTVRWLALLVGLVSTSAGAAAPSSEAPAVVPCLEAPKPGMACIPGGPFLRGMNGGPHAPARPQQEVWVQTFYMDTHEVTYSAYKACEAQGRCRKAGPNYRDFDHPQQPINGVSWYDAKAFCEAHGKHLPTEAEWEKAARGTDGRLYPWGDEPATCERAVIMDSRGRSCGQRQRSKTHAEVGRPEPVGSRPPNPYGLYDMAGNAWEWVADWFTPSWRACGAACQGINPKGPCAGQEPCAGYTQKVVRGGSWFWPASYATTVYRRPHVPSNRPIFHHFGFRCAASIEEAQALPEK from the coding sequence ATGAGCACCGTGCGGTGGCTCGCGCTGCTCGTGGGGCTCGTCAGCACGAGCGCGGGGGCGGCTGCTCCATCTTCGGAGGCTCCAGCGGTGGTGCCCTGCCTCGAAGCACCCAAGCCGGGCATGGCCTGCATCCCGGGAGGCCCATTTCTCCGAGGCATGAACGGAGGGCCGCACGCGCCCGCCCGGCCACAGCAGGAGGTCTGGGTGCAGACCTTCTATATGGATACCCACGAGGTGACCTACAGCGCCTACAAGGCTTGCGAGGCACAGGGGCGCTGCCGGAAGGCGGGCCCGAACTACCGCGACTTCGACCACCCGCAGCAACCCATCAATGGGGTGAGCTGGTACGACGCGAAGGCCTTCTGCGAAGCGCACGGCAAGCACCTGCCCACGGAGGCCGAGTGGGAGAAGGCGGCGCGGGGTACGGACGGACGGCTCTACCCTTGGGGTGACGAGCCCGCCACGTGCGAGCGAGCCGTCATCATGGACAGCCGTGGACGCAGCTGCGGCCAGCGGCAGCGCTCGAAGACCCATGCCGAGGTGGGCCGTCCCGAGCCCGTGGGCTCACGCCCTCCCAATCCCTATGGGCTGTATGACATGGCGGGGAATGCGTGGGAGTGGGTCGCGGACTGGTTCACGCCCTCGTGGAGAGCCTGTGGCGCCGCCTGTCAGGGCATCAATCCGAAGGGGCCCTGCGCGGGCCAGGAGCCCTGCGCGGGATATACACAGAAGGTGGTGCGAGGAGGCTCCTGGTTCTGGCCAGCCTCGTACGCGACGACGGTGTACCGGAGGCCGCATGTGCCTTCCAACCGGCCCATCTTCCACCACTTCGGATTCCGCTGCGCAGCGAGCATCGAGGAGGCTCAGGCACTCCCGGAGAAGTGA